From Musa acuminata AAA Group cultivar baxijiao chromosome BXJ3-8, Cavendish_Baxijiao_AAA, whole genome shotgun sequence, one genomic window encodes:
- the LOC135644852 gene encoding probable glycosyltransferase STELLO1 has translation MLVQDRATPKSSKPSSPPLILPSSHHGDHRRFAPAKSLDFSTWAFDNLYKILAVCFLAATVAALFFLRSAGDTAALLCFDKTRSASSSSSGGGIPYPRISWNSVPPIKPLDPSASPYASFRSDRWIVVSVSTYPTDSLRALARTKGWQLLAVGNSATPSDWSLKGAIFLSLDQQARLGFRTVDYLPYNSYVRKSIGYLYAIQHGAKVIFDADDRAEVVGGDLGKHFDLDLVGEAAAPKHPILLQYSHADPNRTVVNPYVHFGQRSVWPRGLPLENVGEVEREAFYTEVYSGRQFIQQGLSNGLPDVDSVFYFTRKSSGLESFDIRFDDDAPKVALPQGMMVPVNSFNTIFHAQAFWGLMLPVSISSMASDVLRGYWAQRILWEIGGFAAVYPPTIQRVDKARLYPFSEEKDLHVNVGRLIKFLVSWRSKKQTLFEKILHLSYAMAEEGFWTEQDLQFTVAWLQDLLAIGYQQPRLMSLELDRPRAKIGHGDTQEFIPKKLPSVHLGVEEVGTVTFEIGNLMRWRKYFGNVVLIMYCSGPVDRTALEWRLLYGRIFKTVIILSEQRNPDLTVEYGQLAEAYKYLPKVFNKFQGAEGFLFLQDDMILNYWNLLQADKEKLWITNKVPESWVSVSTEGKTSDWHVNQGTLVNQIVDKFPVHFQTSYKQSTTEGRLIICGSEIFYVPQRFVGDFIDLVEIIGDQRIHHKVAVPMIFLSMDAPENFDSSALATVVYKAGLSANDSFASYYTANVPAIYPLKVHHEYDFVKLIRVMASGDPLLQELV, from the exons ATGCTGGTCCAAGACAGGGCAACCCCCAAATCTTCCAAGCCCTCCTCGCCCCCTCTCATCCTCCCCTCTTCCCACCATGGCGACCACCGCCGCTTCGCCCCAGCCAAGAGCCTCGACTTCTCCACCTGGGCTTTCGACAACCTCTACAAGATCCTGGCCGTGTGCTTCCTCGCCGCCACCGTCGCGGCTCTTTTCTTCCTTCGGAGCGCCGGTGACACCGCTGCCCTACTCTGCTTCGATAAGACCCGttccgcttcctcctcctcctccgggggCGGCATCCCCTACCCCCGGATCTCGTGGAATTCCGTCCCCCCCATCAAGCCCCTCGATCCCTCCGCCTCGCCGTACGCCTCCTTCCGCTCCGACCGTTGGATCGTCGTTTCCGTCTCCACCTACCCTACCGACTCTCTCCGTGCTCTGGCTAGGACCAAGGGCTGGCAGCTCCTCGCCGTGGGCAACTCCGCCACGCCCTCCGACTGGTCCCTCAAAGGCGCCATCTTCCTCTCCCTGGACCAGCAGGCTCGGCTTGGCTTCCGGACCGTCGACTACCTTCCTTACAACTCTTATGTCCGCAAATCTATCGGTTACCTGTATGCCATCCAACATGGTGCCAAAGTCATCTTCGACGCGGACGACCGTGCCGAGGTCGTGGGTGGCGACCTCGGCAAGCACTTCGATCTGGACCTTGTGGGAGAGGCTGCCGCCCCCAAGCACCCTATCCTCCTTCAGTACAGTCATGCCGATCCTAACCGCACGGTCGTGAACCCTTACGTCCACTTCGGGCAGCGATCCGTGTGGCCGAGGGGGCTGCCGCTGGAAAATGTCGGGGAGGTTGAGCGCGAGGCGTTCTACACCGAGGTTTACAGTGGCCGGCAGTTCATCCAACAGGGCCTTTCCAATGGTCTCCCTGATGTGGATTCCGTTTTCTACTTCACACGCAAGTCCTCAGGTCTGGAGTCGTTCGACATACGTTTCGATGACGACGCCCCCAAGGTTGCCCTGCCACAGGGCATGATGGTGCCTGTCAACTCCTTCAACACCATCTTCCATGCGCAAGCATTCTGGGGACTTATGCTTCCGGTCTCTATAAGCTCAATGGCTTCTGATGTGCTCAGGGGCTACTGGGCACAGAGAATCCTGTGGGAGATTGGTGGATTTGCGGCTGTCTACCCGCCGACCATCCAAAGGGTGGACAAGGCACGGTTGTACCCTTTCTCCGAGGAGAAGGACCTCCATGTGAACGTTGGGCGTCTCATTAAGTTTTTGGTATCCTGGAGGTCAAAGAAACAGACACTGTTCGAGAAGATCTTGCATCTGAGTTATGCGATGGCAGAGGAAGGGTTTTGGACAGAGCAGGACTTACAGTTCACAGTTGCCTGGCTGCAAGACTTGCTTGCCATTGGATACCAGCAGCCGAGGCTGATGTCCTTGGAGTTGGACCGACCAAGAGCAAAAATTGGGCATGGAGATACACAGGAATTTATTCCCAAGAAGCTACCATCAGTGCACCTTGGGGTGGAGGAGGTTGGGACTGTAACTTTTGAGATTGGGAATCTCATGAGGTGGAGAAAGTACTTTGGAAATGTCGTTCTTATCATGTATTGCAGTGGCCCTGTGGATCGTACAGCTCTAGAGTGGAGATTGCTCTATGGTAGGATATTTAAAACAGTTATCATTCTATCAGAACAGAGAAACCCAGATCTCACAGTAGAATACGGCCAATTAGCTGAAGCATACAA GTACTTGCCCAAGGTGTTTAACAAATTTCAAGGTGCAGAAGGATTTCTGTTTCTCCAAGATGATATGATTCTTAACTATTGGAACCTACTTCAAGCTGACAAGGAAAAGCTGTGGATAACGAATAAG GTCCCTGAATCATGGGTTTCAGTTTCCACCGAGGGAAAGACTTCAGATTGGCATGTAAATCAAGGAACTTTAGTTAACCAAATTGTAGACAAATTCCCAGTTCATTTTCAGACCAGTTACAAACAGAGTACGACGGAAGGCAGGCTCATCATCTGTGGCAGCGAGATATTCTATGTTCCTCAGAGATTTGTTGGCGATTTCATTGACCTCGTAGAAATCATAGGGGATCAACGCATTCATCACAAAGTTGCGGTGCCAATGATTTTTCTGTCTATGGATGCACCGGAGAATTTTGATTCAAGTGCTCTTGCGACGGTGGTGTACAAAGCAGGCCTGTCGGCTAATGATTCTTTCGCAAGTTACTATACCGCCAATGTACCTGCCATTTATCCACTCAAGGTGCATCATGAGTATGATTTTGTGAAACTAATAAGAGTTATGGCTTCAGGTGACCCTCTTCTGCAGGAACTGGTATGA